The following are encoded in a window of Lactobacillus panisapium genomic DNA:
- a CDS encoding SLAP domain-containing protein, whose translation MNLNKKIIFGSIASFLALSPIVPAVLTPSPTVQAAKATTFKLNHNSYVYNAHGKRTYYQGKKTLKMGATVNGTNKISTIKGSNYYPLTGGTYIKAANVGAINNQIQPGNLELNYNSYVYDKDGKRLTKFRGRKSNTHLLKGTPVKYSGTVEKTDRDSKQYFLLDDDNYNQSWLPYEKIGTKYYYNIGDGGYINAANVERIDNKPLYTAEATVTIDAPDKFIVGYGKEKVMVKPGQKVKVDPFP comes from the coding sequence ATGAATTTAAATAAAAAAATTATTTTTGGTTCAATTGCAAGTTTTCTTGCCCTTAGTCCAATTGTGCCTGCGGTACTAACCCCTAGCCCTACTGTACAGGCAGCCAAAGCTACTACTTTTAAGCTTAATCATAATTCTTATGTATATAATGCACATGGCAAACGCACATATTACCAAGGCAAGAAAACTTTAAAAATGGGTGCAACCGTTAACGGGACAAATAAAATTTCTACTATTAAAGGCAGTAATTATTATCCTTTGACTGGTGGTACTTATATTAAAGCGGCTAATGTAGGCGCCATTAATAACCAAATACAGCCAGGTAACTTAGAATTAAACTATAATTCTTATGTTTACGATAAAGATGGCAAACGCTTGACTAAGTTTCGTGGCCGTAAAAGCAACACTCACCTGCTGAAAGGAACGCCAGTCAAATATTCTGGAACAGTTGAAAAGACCGATCGCGACAGCAAGCAGTACTTTTTACTAGACGATGATAACTATAATCAGTCTTGGCTGCCATATGAGAAGATTGGTACTAAGTACTATTATAATATCGGCGATGGCGGCTACATTAATGCGGCCAATGTCGAAAGAATTGATAATAAGCCGCTCTATACTGCCGAGGCAACTGTAACAATTGATGCACCTGATAAGTTTATAGTCGGTTATGGAAAAGAAAAAGTGATGGTAAAGCCGGGCCAAAAAGTTAAAGTAGACCCGTTTCCTTGA
- a CDS encoding type 1 glutamine amidotransferase, which yields MIVNVLQHTPNEGPGSIQKWAHLHHHEFYVYHPYQFGILPTAEETDFLVILGGPMSPNDDLPWIKQERQLIKKLLAKNVPILGICYGAQQIVKTLGYQVKKAPVKEVGWGPVTVQTDMIKGLPHELTVLHWHEEMFEIPQEAKILFSNDNLQNQGFVLGKQAVGLQFHLEPEEDNLKEIVVNDAQYLSGSVFQQTAEQIISAPIPPANEAAMFSILDYLA from the coding sequence ATGATTGTTAATGTTTTGCAGCACACACCAAATGAAGGCCCGGGATCGATTCAAAAGTGGGCTCATTTGCATCACCATGAATTTTATGTTTATCATCCCTACCAGTTTGGAATTTTGCCCACGGCAGAAGAAACAGATTTTCTGGTAATTTTAGGCGGACCAATGAGCCCTAATGATGACTTGCCTTGGATTAAGCAAGAGCGGCAATTAATTAAAAAGTTGTTGGCCAAAAACGTTCCCATTTTGGGTATCTGTTATGGAGCGCAGCAAATTGTCAAAACTTTAGGTTATCAAGTTAAAAAGGCCCCAGTTAAAGAAGTGGGCTGGGGGCCAGTTACGGTGCAAACTGATATGATTAAAGGCTTGCCACATGAATTGACGGTTTTACACTGGCATGAAGAAATGTTTGAAATTCCGCAGGAAGCCAAGATTTTGTTTTCTAATGATAATTTACAAAATCAGGGTTTTGTTCTTGGTAAGCAGGCAGTGGGCCTGCAATTTCACTTAGAGCCCGAAGAAGATAACTTGAAAGAAATTGTGGTCAATGATGCCCAATACCTTTCAGGTTCGGTCTTTCAGCAAACAGCAGAGCAGATTATCTCGGCGCCGATCCCGCCAGCAAATGAAGCAGCAATGTTCAGTATCTTGGACTATTTAGCTTAA
- a CDS encoding SLAP domain-containing protein: MNKKIISHLLIAAFVIGATTIFNGQINTDYAASNHFVTKTIMHTAQIYTKTGQKTTQKYYPYSKVKVSKIPVKLSPQNRTPYYKVKNKNQYLKASNIDGVIRQVCKNTFVYATSSKKVKTRPIKKGTEVLTYGNPFKFKNGQLYYRIGGPAKQYIKASALGQTTGSSSAAAIASERKGSKKVLKRF, from the coding sequence ATGAATAAAAAAATAATTAGTCATTTATTAATTGCTGCTTTCGTGATTGGCGCAACCACTATTTTCAATGGGCAGATTAATACAGATTATGCTGCTAGCAATCATTTCGTTACTAAAACAATTATGCATACAGCACAAATTTATACAAAAACCGGCCAAAAAACGACGCAAAAATATTATCCTTATAGCAAAGTTAAGGTCAGTAAAATACCAGTAAAACTCAGTCCCCAAAACCGCACTCCATATTATAAAGTCAAAAACAAGAATCAATATCTTAAGGCAAGTAACATTGATGGTGTCATCCGCCAAGTTTGCAAGAATACATTTGTCTATGCCACTAGCTCAAAAAAGGTAAAAACTAGGCCAATTAAAAAAGGCACAGAAGTGCTCACTTATGGCAATCCATTCAAGTTCAAAAATGGTCAATTATATTACCGCATCGGTGGCCCTGCTAAACAGTACATTAAAGCTAGTGCTTTAGGCCAAACAACTGGTTCTAGTTCAGCCGCAGCAATCGCTAGCGAAAGAAAAGGTTCTAAAAAGGTTCTAAAAAGGTTCTAA
- a CDS encoding DUF4097 family beta strand repeat-containing protein, which produces MKKISKLCISLFVIIALIFIGIKVSNKQNAKADQTKITYVKKKGRTTKVFNVPAFEKINVNINKARLNKRFINLKVSTGKSFQVKATGPDAKKIKATVNNKSLTISSSHSISKGRYNVSVTVPNSDALQSVTGYSYGSDIKLHKLNLNNIQLAAIYGDVRLYKIKTNQLKLRQVSGNFSATDSTINNSTLTSDTGNTVIDTCKFQMNAKYSDVYDVDIEGSKVLGNSSFALHEGDLTMYDSPKIGYNLSCNKKNKIKFFGKLHSNHFERTISNKPMFTVKTNKGDIHIFD; this is translated from the coding sequence ATGAAAAAAATCAGTAAATTGTGTATTTCGCTATTCGTCATAATTGCTTTAATATTTATTGGTATAAAAGTAAGTAATAAGCAAAATGCTAAAGCAGATCAAACTAAAATTACCTACGTAAAAAAGAAGGGTAGGACTACTAAAGTCTTTAATGTTCCTGCTTTTGAAAAAATTAACGTTAATATTAATAAAGCTCGTCTAAATAAAAGATTTATCAACCTTAAAGTTTCAACGGGAAAAAGTTTTCAGGTTAAGGCTACCGGGCCAGATGCAAAAAAAATAAAAGCTACCGTTAATAATAAAAGTCTTACTATTTCTAGCTCACACTCAATCAGTAAAGGCAGATACAATGTCAGCGTGACTGTGCCCAATAGTGATGCCTTGCAAAGCGTCACAGGCTACAGCTATGGCAGTGATATTAAACTTCATAAATTAAACCTTAATAATATTCAGCTAGCAGCTATTTATGGTGACGTTAGACTGTATAAAATTAAAACTAACCAGCTTAAACTACGTCAAGTGTCGGGAAATTTTTCTGCTACTGATTCAACTATTAATAACTCAACTTTAACTTCAGATACTGGTAATACGGTAATTGATACTTGCAAGTTTCAAATGAATGCAAAGTATTCTGATGTATATGATGTTGATATTGAAGGATCGAAGGTGCTGGGGAATAGTTCATTCGCTCTGCACGAGGGAGACCTTACTATGTACGATTCACCAAAGATTGGCTACAATCTATCTTGTAATAAGAAAAATAAAATTAAATTTTTTGGTAAATTACACTCGAATCACTTTGAGCGAACTATCAGTAACAAACCAATGTTTACTGTTAAAACTAATAAAGGCGACATCCATATTTTCGATTAG
- a CDS encoding DUF4097 family beta strand repeat-containing protein, which yields MKKRSQIISLIGIILILISGIPVTRALNFQNTNAKVDSQKAPTNQEVSKTFKTAAFDQVKLDTDRSSLKFIVGEDFHVTVSGKLKSRITDTKVTVDNNQLTIYDKPVKHHNYGGYLVTVTVPDRNTIEKISGTCNLSDLSFNDLAIPYIDLKAQYGDVVMNRVDSKNVHLNQKYGDLKINNSLVENGTVSLDVGDVIITNSQFMINAALGKKGNCKYGDVKISNSVMTGDSSFSLINGDFSMTNAHKMSYKLSTKLKRKIKVNNRSYSKHYSKILKNKPLLKVTNKNGYIKIK from the coding sequence ATGAAGAAAAGATCTCAAATAATATCTTTAATAGGAATTATTTTAATATTAATTAGTGGCATTCCAGTTACAAGAGCCTTGAATTTTCAAAATACTAATGCTAAGGTAGATTCTCAAAAGGCACCTACTAACCAAGAAGTTAGTAAAACCTTTAAAACGGCAGCATTCGACCAAGTTAAACTTGATACTGATCGCTCAAGTCTAAAATTTATTGTAGGCGAAGATTTTCATGTCACAGTTAGTGGGAAGCTTAAATCTCGTATTACGGATACGAAAGTTACAGTTGATAATAATCAACTAACTATTTATGATAAGCCAGTTAAGCATCATAATTATGGTGGCTACTTAGTTACAGTAACTGTACCTGATAGGAATACTATCGAAAAGATTTCAGGAACATGTAACTTGAGCGACCTTAGTTTTAATGACTTAGCCATCCCATATATTGATCTCAAGGCACAATACGGTGATGTTGTTATGAACCGCGTGGATTCTAAGAATGTTCATTTAAACCAAAAATATGGTGATTTAAAAATAAATAATTCTTTAGTAGAAAATGGTACGGTTAGCTTGGATGTTGGTGATGTTATTATAACTAATAGTCAATTTATGATTAATGCGGCATTAGGTAAAAAAGGAAATTGTAAATATGGTGATGTCAAGATTAGCAACTCAGTAATGACTGGTGACAGCTCATTTAGTCTGATTAATGGCGATTTTAGTATGACCAATGCGCATAAGATGAGTTATAAGTTGTCAACAAAATTAAAGAGGAAAATCAAAGTAAATAATCGGTCATATTCGAAGCATTACTCCAAGATTTTGAAGAATAAGCCTCTACTTAAAGTCACTAATAAAAATGGTTATATTAAGATTAAATAG